A part of Planococcus sp. MB-3u-03 genomic DNA contains:
- a CDS encoding thiol-disulfide oxidoreductase DCC family protein has product MEHAIVLFDGDCNFCDSSVQFIINHDPAGYFQFASLQSEIGQELSKKHNVPDDVDSLVLIEGGEAYVKSEGALKISHHLTGLWKLAYHLQPFPRVLRDGAYDVIAKNRYKVFGKLDSCMLPPPHIRKRFLDQC; this is encoded by the coding sequence ATGGAGCATGCGATTGTTTTATTCGATGGAGACTGCAATTTCTGCGATTCCAGTGTGCAGTTCATCATCAATCATGACCCGGCAGGTTATTTTCAATTCGCTTCCCTGCAAAGCGAGATCGGACAGGAGCTTTCCAAAAAGCACAATGTCCCGGACGACGTTGACAGCCTGGTGTTGATTGAAGGCGGCGAAGCGTACGTAAAGTCAGAAGGCGCGCTCAAGATTTCACACCATTTGACGGGCCTTTGGAAACTGGCGTATCATCTTCAGCCGTTCCCGCGCGTACTTCGCGACGGGGCATATGACGTCATCGCAAAAAACCGCTATAAAGTATTCGGCAAGCTCGACAGCTGCATGCTGCCGCCTCCGCATATCCGCAAGCGTTTTTTGGATCAATGTTAA
- a CDS encoding anthranilate synthase component II — MILLIDHYDSFTYNIYQAIAALGEEVEVVRYGQLSLDEIRDKQAQAIILSPGPGHPRDVPESIELIRALHRDVPILGICLGQQLLGEAFGGRVTEAPVIRHGKVSELSHSGTDLFAGMQERVPVMRYHSLAIEKASMPDCFDMQAEALDDGTVMAIKLKEYPVYGLQFHPESIGTPEGTDMMARFVELARESRLHMQPADRD; from the coding sequence ATGATTCTGTTAATCGATCATTACGATTCATTCACATACAATATCTATCAAGCGATCGCAGCTCTCGGTGAAGAAGTGGAAGTTGTGCGGTACGGGCAATTAAGCCTGGATGAAATCCGCGACAAACAAGCGCAGGCGATCATCTTGTCCCCAGGCCCGGGCCATCCGAGAGATGTACCCGAATCGATCGAGTTGATCCGTGCGCTCCACCGCGATGTGCCGATCCTTGGCATCTGCCTCGGCCAGCAATTGCTGGGTGAAGCATTCGGGGGACGCGTGACCGAAGCACCGGTCATCCGCCACGGGAAAGTTTCCGAGCTGTCCCATAGCGGAACGGATTTGTTCGCGGGAATGCAAGAGCGCGTCCCAGTCATGCGCTATCATTCGCTGGCCATAGAAAAAGCATCCATGCCTGACTGCTTTGACATGCAGGCGGAAGCGCTGGATGACGGCACCGTCATGGCAATCAAGCTTAAAGAGTATCCGGTCTACGGGCTGCAGTTCCATCCGGAATCGATCGGGACGCCGGAAGGCACCGATATGATGGCAAGATTTGTGGAACTTGCGCGTGAAAGCCGGCTGCATATGCAGCCAGCCGACCGTGATTAA
- a CDS encoding carbohydrate ABC transporter permease — protein MRISKSIYLFFLPGLVLYSLFFLYPTISALFYSFTDWDGLSTAFQFVGIDNYTRAFTGDSIFQKTIGNNLKFMLTVVVFQTLVALAFALIVIKNTKTNVFLRALYFFPTILSSVSVAFIWAFIYDPSMGILNQVLELIGLDFLAQNWLGNANIAIYSLAITQVWFHAGQMLIIFVAGLQAIPEELYEVAKIEGASKWQTFKSVTWPLLAPSATIVVAYTTIQSFKAFDLVFAMTGGGPNNSTEIIATYIYDVAFKSYQFGYASAISIIFMVIIALITYLQFKALRSDRVSY, from the coding sequence ATGAGAATCTCCAAATCCATCTACCTGTTCTTTCTTCCGGGGCTTGTCCTATACAGCTTGTTCTTTTTGTATCCAACCATCAGCGCCCTGTTTTATTCCTTTACCGACTGGGATGGCTTAAGCACTGCCTTCCAGTTTGTCGGCATCGACAATTACACCCGGGCATTTACGGGCGATTCAATTTTCCAGAAAACGATCGGCAATAACTTGAAGTTCATGCTGACGGTCGTCGTGTTCCAGACGCTTGTCGCACTGGCTTTCGCGCTGATCGTCATCAAGAACACAAAAACGAACGTGTTTCTCCGGGCGCTTTACTTTTTCCCGACCATTCTTTCTTCGGTATCGGTGGCGTTCATCTGGGCGTTCATCTACGATCCGTCGATGGGCATCCTGAATCAAGTGCTCGAGCTCATTGGCCTTGATTTCCTTGCACAGAACTGGCTCGGCAATGCCAATATCGCGATCTACTCCCTGGCCATCACGCAAGTGTGGTTCCATGCGGGACAGATGCTGATCATCTTTGTCGCGGGGCTTCAAGCCATTCCAGAGGAACTGTATGAAGTGGCAAAAATCGAAGGCGCCAGCAAGTGGCAGACGTTCAAAAGCGTCACTTGGCCGCTTCTTGCACCTTCCGCCACCATCGTCGTCGCCTATACGACCATCCAGTCGTTTAAGGCATTCGATTTGGTGTTTGCGATGACCGGCGGCGGGCCGAATAACTCTACTGAAATCATCGCGACTTATATTTACGATGTCGCGTTCAAGAGCTATCAATTCGGCTACGCTTCTGCGATCTCCATCATTTTCATGGTCATCATCGCGTTGATAACTTACCTGCAGTTCAAGGCCTTGCGCTCAGACCGCGTATCTTACTAG
- the trpE gene encoding anthranilate synthase component I: protein MRRDVQIKKVEGDSLTPIMVFNRLQGPYKCLLESSLKTSASGRYSFIGADPSKAFIGLKDQLEVIDYRSGERSVEQGRPLERIKELMPKDDQDIEGLPFTGGAIGYIGYDAIAAYEPVESARKDSLNMPDIHLQLYETIVVFDHVRHDVTVISFEGRASEIAEQLEQAAETEPGDRPETLNFQSATTAERFREKVELAKQEIRKGEVFQLVLSQRLSADYQGDAFTLYRKLRKQNPSPYQFYIDFGDYAVVGASPESLLTIRGGEMVTNPIAGTRKRGKTEAEDTALENELLGDEKERAEHQMLVDLSRNDVGRVAKVGTVAIPKYMVIEKYQHVMHIVSEVTGELEGTMHPLDALVSCLPAGTVSGAPKVRALQLIQQFEEERRGVYGGAVGYLGFNGNLDVALAIRTFVVKDGTVHVQAGAGIVFDSEPQAEYEETLHKARSLTEVFG from the coding sequence ATGAGAAGAGATGTACAGATCAAGAAAGTAGAAGGAGATAGCTTGACGCCGATCATGGTGTTCAACCGCTTGCAAGGACCATACAAATGCCTGCTCGAAAGCTCGCTGAAAACAAGTGCAAGCGGCCGGTATTCATTTATCGGGGCGGATCCATCGAAAGCGTTTATCGGATTGAAAGACCAACTGGAAGTGATTGATTACCGGAGCGGTGAGCGTTCAGTGGAACAAGGGCGCCCGCTCGAACGGATCAAGGAATTGATGCCGAAAGACGATCAGGATATTGAAGGCTTGCCGTTTACCGGCGGAGCGATCGGCTATATCGGCTATGATGCAATCGCGGCGTATGAGCCGGTCGAAAGCGCCCGTAAAGACAGCCTGAACATGCCGGATATCCATTTGCAGCTATACGAAACGATCGTCGTGTTCGACCATGTCCGCCATGATGTGACGGTCATCTCGTTTGAAGGGCGTGCAAGCGAAATCGCAGAACAGCTTGAGCAGGCAGCGGAGACAGAACCGGGAGACCGGCCGGAAACATTAAATTTCCAGTCCGCAACGACAGCTGAACGGTTCCGCGAAAAAGTCGAGCTGGCCAAACAGGAAATCCGCAAAGGGGAAGTATTCCAGTTGGTGTTATCGCAGCGTTTGTCTGCGGATTACCAAGGCGATGCTTTCACTTTATATAGAAAACTGCGCAAGCAAAATCCGTCGCCTTACCAGTTTTATATCGATTTCGGCGACTATGCCGTCGTCGGCGCTTCGCCTGAAAGCCTATTGACGATCCGCGGCGGCGAGATGGTGACCAATCCCATCGCCGGCACGAGAAAGCGCGGCAAGACCGAAGCGGAAGATACAGCGCTTGAGAACGAATTGCTGGGGGATGAAAAAGAGCGGGCAGAGCACCAAATGCTCGTCGACCTCAGCCGCAATGACGTCGGCCGCGTCGCAAAAGTCGGTACGGTCGCGATCCCGAAATACATGGTCATCGAGAAGTACCAGCACGTCATGCACATCGTGTCGGAAGTGACCGGCGAATTGGAAGGCACGATGCATCCACTAGATGCGCTTGTGTCCTGCCTGCCTGCTGGTACGGTATCGGGTGCCCCGAAAGTGCGTGCGCTGCAGCTCATCCAGCAATTTGAAGAGGAACGGCGCGGCGTTTATGGCGGCGCTGTCGGTTACCTTGGCTTCAACGGTAATCTCGATGTGGCGCTCGCCATCCGGACTTTCGTCGTTAAAGACGGCACGGTCCACGTTCAAGCGGGAGCGGGCATCGTCTTCGATTCCGAACCGCAAGCCGAATACGAGGAAACGCTTCATAAAGCGCGTTCGCTGACGGAGGTGTTCGGATGA
- a CDS encoding nuclear transport factor 2 family protein, giving the protein MESLRKQFLALENSHLSPVARESNRNMTDILDDEFFEFGFSGGICQRSDFNGDYELQEDDYRISRFEANMLGPESVLTIYTLENRTTGIWSHRSSVWKKRQDGWKLFFHQGTKTDGFKKWE; this is encoded by the coding sequence ATGGAAAGCTTGCGTAAACAATTCCTGGCATTGGAGAACAGCCATTTGTCGCCGGTTGCCAGAGAGTCGAACCGGAACATGACGGACATACTGGATGACGAGTTTTTCGAATTCGGCTTCTCCGGCGGGATTTGCCAGCGTTCCGATTTTAACGGGGACTATGAGTTGCAAGAAGACGACTATCGGATTTCCCGCTTTGAAGCAAATATGCTTGGCCCAGAGTCAGTCCTGACAATATACACGTTGGAGAACCGAACGACAGGGATATGGAGCCACCGCAGCTCAGTATGGAAAAAACGCCAGGACGGCTGGAAGCTCTTCTTTCATCAAGGAACGAAGACAGATGGTTTCAAGAAATGGGAATAG
- a CDS encoding STAS domain-containing protein, which translates to MMRGNLEKIRDFSDFNEAASYILQILSKQAGMNSFYIAKQEGGVQKIVKVHNTKHHLIEEGEASPLPCMLSALSVEHGAQALIIEHIGEHELTRSLGVADGFEAGCFVGVPIFYEDGSSYGTVCGLDDGPCELPADLPFIFETLATLLTYVLELERAYGEIESLAAPMVPIVGRVAILPIIGEVRALRAQAIIDHAMHGCAEKGIEVLVIDVSGVSQINSQVGEYLLKLVKVLGLIGVQPVVTGIQPYMALKVPHFAEALKGTMIEANLETALKRLGFSFQKD; encoded by the coding sequence ATGATGAGGGGGAATCTGGAAAAAATAAGGGATTTCAGTGATTTCAATGAGGCAGCTTCATATATTCTCCAAATTCTCAGCAAGCAAGCAGGCATGAACAGCTTCTATATCGCGAAGCAAGAGGGCGGTGTCCAAAAAATCGTCAAGGTACATAACACAAAACATCATCTGATTGAAGAAGGAGAAGCTTCCCCACTGCCATGCATGTTGTCGGCTTTGAGCGTCGAGCATGGGGCACAGGCGTTGATCATCGAACACATTGGAGAACATGAATTGACGCGTTCCCTGGGGGTTGCGGATGGATTCGAAGCAGGTTGTTTTGTCGGCGTGCCGATTTTTTATGAAGACGGCTCAAGCTATGGCACCGTTTGCGGTCTCGACGATGGCCCATGCGAGCTGCCGGCCGATTTGCCGTTCATCTTTGAAACGCTCGCCACTTTATTGACGTATGTCTTAGAGCTTGAACGGGCATACGGGGAAATTGAATCGCTGGCTGCGCCGATGGTTCCAATTGTCGGGAGGGTGGCGATCCTGCCGATCATCGGCGAAGTCAGGGCATTGAGGGCACAGGCGATTATCGACCATGCCATGCACGGGTGTGCAGAAAAAGGCATCGAAGTACTGGTGATCGATGTATCCGGCGTGTCACAGATCAACTCACAGGTCGGCGAATATTTATTGAAGCTCGTGAAAGTCTTGGGCTTGATCGGCGTCCAGCCGGTTGTGACAGGCATCCAGCCTTATATGGCGTTGAAAGTCCCGCATTTTGCAGAGGCCTTGAAAGGGACGATGATCGAGGCGAATCTCGAGACAGCGCTCAAGCGACTCGGTTTCAGCTTCCAAAAAGATTGA
- a CDS encoding dimethylarginine dimethylaminohydrolase family protein: MSTHAKPVPAADCRSEYDTLRHVLLCPPRFMEIRDVINDVQKRYKEENIDVTEALRQHTAFVEALAAEGIDTAFLEASEEYPEQVFTRDIGFTIGDTVFISEMAANVRQGEEQVLQNWLAEKGVRFKHLPGHRIEGGDVMVDQDTVFIGISSRTSEEAIEELQRHMPNFRVVPIQLNEKYLHLDCVFNILSPTEALIFPEALEQASIDMLSERYTLIPVESDEQFKLGTNVLSIGDRRVFSQPQNTKVNKQLREHGFRVIETDFSEIIKSGGAFRCCTMPVARG, translated from the coding sequence ATGTCCACACACGCCAAGCCAGTCCCAGCGGCCGATTGCCGCAGCGAATATGACACATTGCGCCACGTGCTCCTATGCCCGCCGCGTTTCATGGAAATTCGAGACGTCATCAATGATGTACAGAAAAGATATAAAGAGGAAAACATTGACGTAACGGAAGCCTTACGCCAGCACACCGCCTTTGTCGAGGCACTGGCTGCGGAAGGCATCGATACTGCTTTTCTTGAAGCCTCTGAAGAATATCCGGAGCAAGTTTTTACACGCGACATTGGCTTTACGATCGGTGACACGGTCTTCATCAGTGAGATGGCTGCAAATGTCCGCCAAGGAGAAGAACAGGTGCTGCAGAACTGGCTCGCTGAAAAAGGCGTCCGCTTCAAGCATTTGCCGGGGCACCGCATCGAAGGCGGTGATGTCATGGTGGATCAGGATACGGTATTCATCGGTATCAGCAGCCGCACTTCCGAAGAAGCGATTGAAGAATTGCAGCGGCATATGCCGAATTTCCGCGTCGTCCCTATCCAACTCAACGAAAAATACTTGCATCTCGATTGCGTTTTCAATATTTTATCGCCGACCGAAGCGCTTATTTTTCCGGAAGCGTTGGAACAAGCGTCAATTGACATGCTGAGTGAGCGCTATACACTGATTCCTGTCGAATCCGACGAACAATTCAAACTCGGCACGAATGTGCTGTCGATCGGTGACCGCCGCGTCTTCAGCCAGCCGCAAAACACCAAGGTCAATAAACAGCTGCGCGAACACGGCTTCCGCGTCATCGAAACCGATTTCTCGGAAATCATCAAATCCGGCGGCGCTTTCCGCTGCTGCACGATGCCTGTCGCCAGAGGCTAA
- a CDS encoding cell wall hydrolase translates to MKTIKVLLFSLAAIFFLTFSHSTVSAHAPDLHEGVSGSEVTELQAKLQKLGYFNLAPTGYYGSITKDAVVQFQRDFGVKATGFTGPMTREKMKQVDMMARTVHGEARGEIFEGKVAVAAVIMNRVQSRAFPSSTYGVIFQRNAFTAVNDGQYWLTPNASAYRAVREAAKGWDPSSGATYYYNPVTATDQWIFTRSTIKKIGKHVFAR, encoded by the coding sequence ATGAAAACAATTAAAGTGCTCTTATTCAGTTTAGCAGCGATTTTCTTTCTAACATTTTCACATTCAACAGTTTCCGCCCATGCGCCTGATTTACACGAAGGTGTTTCCGGAAGCGAAGTTACAGAGCTTCAAGCGAAGCTTCAAAAACTCGGCTATTTCAACCTCGCACCGACTGGTTATTACGGATCGATCACGAAAGATGCCGTTGTCCAGTTCCAACGCGATTTCGGCGTGAAAGCGACCGGCTTTACCGGCCCGATGACACGCGAAAAGATGAAGCAAGTCGATATGATGGCACGCACCGTCCACGGCGAAGCCCGCGGTGAAATCTTCGAAGGAAAAGTCGCGGTAGCGGCAGTCATTATGAACCGTGTGCAATCTCGAGCGTTCCCGAGCAGTACATATGGCGTCATTTTCCAGCGCAACGCTTTTACAGCAGTGAATGATGGACAGTATTGGCTGACGCCAAACGCTTCCGCTTACCGTGCTGTACGGGAAGCGGCGAAAGGCTGGGATCCATCTTCCGGCGCGACATACTATTACAACCCGGTCACGGCAACTGACCAGTGGATCTTCACCCGTTCGACGATCAAGAAAATCGGCAAGCACGTCTTTGCCAGATAA
- a CDS encoding dihydrofolate reductase family protein, which yields MGERKVICYIAQSLDGYIADQEETLDWLLDVEMDGDAGYQQFIETVDTILLGRRTYEWVVSHESGEFPYVDQRSYVFTSHPKEDEGQISFTSEDPASVVKKLKQQPGGTIWPVGGSLLLERLLQEDLVDGFIISIAPVTLGDGIPLFQKAQRHLDFTLEGVAKDGQIGQLHYTRRRN from the coding sequence ATGGGTGAACGGAAAGTCATTTGTTATATTGCACAAAGTTTGGACGGTTATATCGCCGATCAGGAAGAGACTCTGGACTGGTTATTGGATGTGGAAATGGATGGAGATGCCGGCTATCAGCAATTCATCGAAACGGTCGATACCATTTTGCTCGGCAGACGCACCTATGAATGGGTGGTCTCCCATGAAAGCGGAGAATTTCCTTATGTCGATCAGCGTTCCTATGTATTCACAAGCCATCCGAAAGAAGACGAGGGCCAAATCAGCTTTACATCGGAAGATCCGGCCAGTGTCGTGAAAAAATTGAAGCAGCAACCCGGCGGCACCATCTGGCCAGTCGGTGGCAGTTTGCTGTTGGAGCGCCTGTTGCAAGAAGACCTGGTCGATGGGTTTATCATTTCTATCGCGCCAGTAACGCTCGGGGACGGGATCCCATTATTTCAAAAAGCGCAGCGCCATCTTGATTTCACATTGGAAGGTGTGGCAAAAGACGGCCAAATCGGGCAATTGCATTACACGAGACGGAGAAATTGA
- a CDS encoding nucleotide excision repair endonuclease, with product MINIQAPKADITITQRKQEIQGDEAVIKPLYGFIDLHEIPRDKGGIIQFFNHSGELLFVGKARKLRQRVKKHFEDNVSPLKNHRDEVHRIAVSIVEDPMEREIYETYLINTGKAKYNVDKVFYRD from the coding sequence ATGATTAATATTCAAGCACCGAAAGCTGACATTACCATCACTCAGCGCAAACAGGAGATTCAAGGCGACGAAGCAGTCATCAAACCGCTATACGGGTTTATCGACTTGCATGAGATTCCGCGCGACAAAGGCGGCATCATCCAATTCTTTAACCACAGCGGAGAGTTGCTGTTTGTTGGCAAAGCCCGCAAACTGCGCCAGCGCGTCAAAAAGCATTTTGAAGACAATGTCTCGCCATTGAAAAACCATCGCGATGAAGTTCATCGCATTGCGGTTTCCATCGTGGAAGACCCGATGGAACGCGAAATTTACGAGACTTACCTGATCAATACAGGAAAAGCGAAATACAACGTCGATAAAGTATTTTATCGCGACTAA
- a CDS encoding carbohydrate ABC transporter permease codes for MLFRKFSLLIYALLILIPLVVVLLTSVKTLQETFSDPLGLPDGGFKFDNYVAIFQEQTMAGYFLNSTIVTLFSVSFTLLLAAMVAFGITRMNNWIGNVLFAVFTLGMMVPAQVIMVPLYSLMLDLGLTNSLLGLILVNISSTLPIAVFILTGFMKTLPKELFEASTIDGAGNWKMFTKVAIPLSLPSISATAIFLFVMHWNDLLYPLLFITDNAYKTLPLALLEFQGQYSTNYPMLFTGVIIASAPMVIAYVFLQRYFVAGITAGAVKG; via the coding sequence TTGCTGTTCAGGAAATTCTCACTGCTCATCTATGCGCTGCTGATCCTGATTCCGTTGGTGGTCGTCCTGTTGACGTCCGTTAAAACACTTCAGGAGACATTCAGCGACCCGCTCGGCTTGCCGGACGGCGGCTTTAAATTCGATAATTATGTCGCGATATTCCAGGAACAAACCATGGCGGGCTATTTTCTCAATAGCACCATCGTCACCTTGTTCTCGGTCTCGTTCACTCTGCTGCTCGCCGCGATGGTCGCATTTGGCATTACGCGCATGAATAATTGGATCGGCAATGTACTGTTCGCCGTGTTCACACTCGGCATGATGGTGCCGGCACAAGTCATCATGGTGCCGCTGTATTCGCTCATGCTGGATTTGGGGCTGACGAATAGCCTTCTTGGGCTGATTCTCGTCAACATTTCCTCCACCTTGCCGATTGCCGTCTTCATCCTGACCGGCTTCATGAAAACTTTGCCGAAGGAATTGTTTGAAGCGTCGACAATCGACGGGGCCGGCAATTGGAAGATGTTCACGAAAGTGGCGATTCCTTTATCCTTGCCTTCCATCTCAGCTACAGCGATTTTCCTGTTCGTCATGCACTGGAACGACCTTTTGTACCCGCTCCTGTTCATCACGGACAATGCCTACAAAACCTTGCCGCTCGCACTTCTAGAGTTTCAAGGGCAATATTCCACCAATTATCCGATGCTGTTCACAGGCGTCATCATCGCCTCAGCGCCGATGGTCATCGCCTATGTCTTCCTGCAGCGCTACTTCGTCGCAGGCATCACAGCCGGTGCGGTCAAAGGATAA
- a CDS encoding DUF6509 family protein — MEIINYEVEKLQDPTGILTGERYEYTMAIKVDEEDELYRPGGLDLRLILAVEDGNARIADYHFIDNDSEKPLDFALDEEEEQEVLAFCKERLAE, encoded by the coding sequence ATGGAAATCATTAATTACGAAGTTGAAAAATTGCAAGACCCGACCGGCATCCTGACAGGTGAACGCTATGAGTACACAATGGCGATCAAAGTGGACGAGGAAGACGAACTGTACCGCCCGGGCGGACTTGACCTGCGCCTGATCCTGGCGGTCGAAGACGGCAATGCGCGCATTGCCGATTATCATTTTATCGACAATGACAGTGAGAAGCCGCTCGATTTTGCGTTGGATGAAGAGGAAGAACAGGAAGTTTTGGCATTTTGCAAAGAGCGTCTCGCTGAATAA
- a CDS encoding SDR family oxidoreductase has translation MNVLVLGANGQVGRNIVEELTEKGHDAVAMIRKEEQREEMEKRGAKKIVLGDLEKDFSHAFDDVDAVIFAAGSGPKTGADKTLTIDLWGSVKAADYAKQKGVKRFVQLGSVGSDDPDAGGEEMKPYLVAKRTADDLLEQSGLDYTIVRPGPLSNDEKTGHIEAASHFESFENRSIPRADVARTLVEVVDRKNTYGKVFEILQGEAEIAQELDRL, from the coding sequence ATGAACGTATTAGTTTTGGGAGCAAATGGCCAAGTGGGCCGCAACATTGTAGAAGAATTAACCGAAAAAGGCCATGACGCGGTAGCGATGATCCGCAAAGAAGAGCAGCGTGAGGAAATGGAAAAACGCGGCGCGAAAAAAATCGTCCTTGGCGATTTGGAAAAAGACTTCAGCCATGCATTCGACGACGTCGACGCAGTCATTTTCGCAGCAGGCTCAGGCCCGAAAACAGGCGCTGACAAGACTTTGACCATCGATCTATGGGGCTCTGTCAAAGCAGCGGATTATGCGAAGCAAAAAGGCGTTAAACGTTTCGTCCAGCTCGGCTCGGTCGGATCTGATGACCCAGATGCCGGCGGCGAGGAAATGAAGCCTTACCTGGTAGCCAAGCGCACAGCGGATGACCTTCTTGAACAGAGCGGTCTCGACTATACGATTGTCCGTCCCGGTCCATTATCGAATGATGAGAAAACTGGTCATATCGAAGCAGCCTCACACTTTGAGTCTTTCGAAAACCGTTCGATTCCACGCGCAGATGTAGCACGTACACTTGTTGAAGTGGTAGATCGTAAAAACACCTACGGAAAAGTCTTCGAGATTCTTCAAGGCGAAGCTGAAATCGCTCAGGAACTCGACCGCCTGTAA
- a CDS encoding ABC transporter substrate-binding protein: MKNRLWLATGTVGLGLILGACAGESGGGDSSSESGDATQISFMHWRGEDKAVLDEIIADFEEANPDIRVEQNIYPSDQYQATAQRMLQEGSTGDVFTSFPGAQFESIQSAGFFEDLSGEEFVSNFDESLIAVGQSDGTQYALPYQLVFNMPVYNKGMFDELGLEVPKSWTEFQEMADTLLENDITPIAFPGADIGPNQFMNSMMMNNAPDEDIFEKLQNGDESLTNEWWVKTLEDFKLLADKGYIQDDALGTNQDSAMAMVANEEAAMLATGSYHMNSLLDLNPDLELDLLAPITVEESEATYEGINTATFMLAVNSNSDKKDQAKAFIDYLSQPEVASKYANETGQHLTVNDVEYESEALQNTSYWIDERNTRFQPRFLITNAQIEDAVLSSIENVLGGEDPMAAAEAAQQIVEENRE, from the coding sequence ATGAAAAACAGACTTTGGCTGGCAACAGGAACAGTAGGACTCGGGCTCATACTCGGCGCTTGTGCAGGCGAAAGCGGAGGCGGTGATTCTTCTTCTGAGAGCGGCGATGCGACACAGATTAGCTTCATGCACTGGCGCGGAGAAGACAAAGCCGTGCTTGATGAAATCATTGCCGATTTCGAAGAAGCGAACCCTGATATTCGCGTAGAGCAGAACATCTATCCGTCCGACCAATACCAGGCGACGGCACAGCGCATGCTGCAGGAAGGTTCAACAGGAGACGTCTTTACTTCTTTCCCGGGCGCGCAATTTGAATCAATCCAAAGCGCCGGCTTTTTTGAAGACTTGAGCGGAGAAGAATTCGTCTCGAATTTTGACGAAAGCCTGATCGCTGTAGGCCAGAGTGACGGCACGCAATATGCACTGCCGTATCAATTGGTATTCAATATGCCGGTCTACAACAAAGGCATGTTTGACGAACTCGGCCTTGAAGTGCCGAAAAGCTGGACAGAATTTCAGGAAATGGCAGATACCTTGCTTGAAAACGACATCACGCCAATCGCTTTCCCAGGCGCTGACATCGGCCCGAACCAATTCATGAACAGCATGATGATGAATAATGCGCCGGATGAAGATATTTTCGAAAAGCTTCAGAACGGCGACGAGTCCCTAACGAATGAATGGTGGGTCAAGACACTCGAAGACTTTAAACTTCTCGCGGACAAAGGCTATATCCAGGACGATGCACTCGGCACCAATCAGGATTCCGCCATGGCGATGGTAGCGAACGAAGAAGCGGCCATGCTTGCGACCGGTTCCTACCATATGAATTCCCTGCTCGACTTGAACCCGGACCTTGAACTTGATTTGCTTGCCCCAATTACAGTGGAAGAAAGCGAAGCCACTTATGAAGGCATTAATACCGCCACATTCATGTTGGCTGTCAACAGCAACTCCGACAAGAAAGACCAAGCAAAAGCGTTCATCGACTATTTGAGCCAGCCGGAAGTGGCTTCCAAATACGCCAATGAAACGGGGCAGCACTTGACTGTCAACGACGTCGAATACGAGTCCGAAGCCCTGCAGAATACCTCGTATTGGATCGACGAGCGCAATACGCGCTTCCAGCCGCGCTTTTTGATCACCAACGCCCAAATTGAAGATGCGGTCCTCAGTTCAATTGAAAACGTTCTTGGGGGCGAAGATCCAATGGCGGCGGCTGAAGCAGCCCAGCAAATCGTAGAAGAAAACAGGGAATAA
- a CDS encoding metallophosphoesterase family protein encodes MKKIVIVSDTHIPNRSKKLPQPLVDACDGADFIIHAGDWQILDVYHELSAYAETDGVAGNVDPWDIVDRFGRKKIFTFGDLKIGVVHGDGIRKTTEQRALDSFEGENVDIIVFGHSHQPLMRETDGPTLFNPGSPTDKRREPQYSFGLLEISDTWELKHVFFDKED; translated from the coding sequence ATGAAGAAAATAGTCATCGTATCTGATACGCATATCCCGAACCGGTCGAAAAAACTTCCGCAGCCGCTTGTTGACGCTTGCGATGGAGCCGATTTCATTATCCATGCCGGCGACTGGCAGATACTCGATGTCTACCATGAATTGTCGGCTTATGCTGAAACGGACGGCGTGGCCGGCAATGTCGATCCTTGGGACATCGTCGACCGTTTCGGGCGGAAGAAAATTTTCACGTTCGGCGATTTGAAGATCGGCGTCGTCCACGGAGACGGCATACGGAAAACGACCGAGCAGCGGGCTCTGGATAGTTTTGAAGGGGAAAATGTCGACATCATCGTTTTTGGCCATTCCCACCAGCCGCTCATGCGTGAAACGGACGGCCCGACCTTATTCAATCCCGGCTCACCGACCGATAAACGCCGTGAACCGCAATATTCATTCGGGTTGCTTGAAATTAGCGATACTTGGGAACTCAAACATGTTTTTTTCGATAAAGAAGATTAA